The genomic segment GTCAAAAGCAACATATGTATCATACATTGGAAGACATTCTGAGATATGATTGTGAAATTTAGAATTAAGTCATACTTCCTGACTTGAGAGTTCTGCCATTAAGCTATACTTCAACTTTTCTGTTTCGCAATCCTCAACAAGCGTGTGCAATTATTCATGACTAAAATCTGATGTTTCTTCTCTGATCATACAAAGGGTCATGCTAGTGCCATGAGATTACTTGTTGTGAATTGTCGTTATGTAATATTATGTGATTGATTTATTGTAATAACCCAGTAACCCAGAAAAAATATCATGCCTGTTAAATTCAGGGTACCAGGAAACCTAGTTTCAATGACACAACATCTTTTTATCTGTGAAGTACTTGATATATCAGCATGGAATCAAAGCAGCAAACCCTTGCCTCGgccttaaaaagcacatcaggGTCGACTTTGTAACATGGCTTTTTGATTTTTGGCTCTGTGGGAAGTAGGCCAGACCTTTCCTGGACAGAAAACATGGCTTATAAGGTTGCAAAAACATAGATGATAATAATGACACTGAAAATACAAGTTTAATGAATAATTTAACGAAAAATGTCATAAATTGTTTTTCTTGCCAGGTAAAATTGGGTCCAATTTGTTATGTCTCACACAGAGTTTATTATTACTTAAGtatgtctgtttttatgtgaCAATGTATGTTATTTTACCTGCTGTGTGATTCCTATAGCAACAATTCTTGTTTCACATAACCCCTTCTGCACTGCTGATAATGTAAAGAGCATTTCAATcaattattcaaatgtattaaaGGTCATTTTTAATCCTTagaccaaaataaaaataagtgaGAGTAACTTAAAACCGAGAAGACAACTAAAGCAGATATGTAGCCTTGGTTTGAAGCCAAGTGAAATAGGATTTCTCGTATGATCTCACTTGAATGTCAAATGTAAAGGCAGAATCAAAAACCATTCCAAGGTTTAAAGTAAGTGGAAAGCTGACCTAAATTGTTAGACAACAGTTTTGCGGgccaaaaaggacagatttctCTTTCAGACTAAGAAATATTTGAGTCCCTATGTGAGTTGGGATCCAACTTTTTGTGGGATTTTATGGGGAGATAGAGCTAAATGTATATAACAGTGGTAGATGTTTTGCTTCTGGATAATATTACCATGAGAGAGCATGTAAATGGGGAAAAGAGTGGGGCTTAGGATGGATCCTTGAGGGATCCCCCTGGAAGGATTTTCTAGAGAGGAGGTACAGTTATCTATGCTAACCATTAACTGGTGAAAATCTTAACATGAACAATTCTGCAGCAGTCCTTCATACTGGTTGAAATGTCCTTGATATTTGTGCAAAAAGAGAGTAAATGCAAATATAGTACAAGGCTTTCCTGTTAAAAGAACAGTTAGTTTATCTATTTCTCAGCAGCAACACTTGAAATTATTTTAGAAAGACATCAATGACATCACTATAGCAGTGGCTTGTGTCAACATTAAGTGTGCAAATTGATCTGTTTTTATACTGTACATGAAACATAGAATCAATAGATTTTTATCATGTCCTGCTCAACAAACACTGGATCCCAACCAAACCAAACACTGTCCTGTTTTTCAGGCATGGAAGTGCTTCAAATGATAGGTTGAACCATATGTGTGGCACAGTTTACTGTTCTAAATATTAAGGGGATAAAActaaaaaagcaaaatgtcaTATTGTCCTTGCACATGTTTTAATTAAGTATGGTTTGTAAGGTCTTAAGAATTGTACAGaacccctgaagtcccaaaaagtaaaacaaaattctTGTGGGCACAAGTTTTTGGGACTTCGGGGTTCCATTTAATTGTGACCAAGGGCTTCACTAATTTTACTGAATCATTCAGGTCATGGGAGGGGCTTGTGTGAAttagcaactcaggaagatttcaagTGCAGGctatgtgtgaaaacagcttaacaCACAGAGTTACTCACTCAGCTGAATGTTTCGGACCCACACACTCTGTTCAGTCTCCTTGAGGATTTTCTCAAAGTAAACTCCAGCAAAGCCACTGGACACACACGCCATCAACACAGCAATCAGCCCCACAAACTGAGAACCTGCACACAGGATCTTCTGCTCAGTGTCTCCCTCAGAGTCTCCCTCAGAGTCTCCCTCAGAGTCAGCAGGCCACTGTGGAGGTTAAAACATTGACAATCACATGCAAAGGGACAGACAGAGCAAATAAACCTTGTAATTTGTAACTCATTTATAAAAACTCCTACCCACAGACTGACTTGTGCAGGGATGGTCTGATCAATTAATTACCCTTTCTAACTCCACCAATCATATCTACTTAGGAAAGAAAAGATAATGGGAACATATGTATACATTCTTAGCTTAATTCTTCATTGACTCAAAAAGAAGATATatgtttaaagtcagaatttaaataattaaaaaaatcacatgcaAACTCTCAAATTGCAATGAAAAAATGCCAGTGAGTAAATTGCAAGTAAGACAGCGTGCAGACGTACCCATTTTGGACATAAATGTGCAATGTATTTATCTAAAAtttaaagtacaaataaaataaaatatgccACATTGATATAGCCAGAATAGTCATTAGTCCAGCCTCTGTCATGGAAAAAAGCCAATCACAGTTGAGGTTTCAGGGGGGGTATGCCACCCTTGGCCACCcactggacacgcccctgcccACAGAGAAAAGCCTTCATGCTGCAGTTGTGTTTCTGAAAATTGTTCAGGGTATTTTACCTGCACTAGAGTGACTCCGGCCATGAGGAAGAGAAGTGAAAGCCACTGGTACAGACCCATCTTCTTCCCCAGCATGGAGACAGAAAACAGTGCTGTGGTGAGGATCTTCAACTGGTATGTGACCTGTGTGGATCACAACACAATAAACATAACGTTAACTTTAATTGTTTGGTATGCTCGGTTTTTTAATGATTGCTTTGTGCTTTacataaaacaataacacaacaacaacaaaagaaacaacatggaTGTAAGAAGAGAGTTGCAGTAATCGGAACAGGATGAAAAAGATGTATTACCCAGTCCAAATGACCAAgagagatatatttttttttttacttccttgaAAAAATGCATACATTCCTGattgaataaataattacatTGAAATTAGCTGCTCAAGCTGTTTTAACACTTGCAGaatttctagaaaatgtcaTGACAGAATGCCCCTTAAATCCTCTGTGCTTATTCACCCCTCACATCATGAAGTATGTCGACCTGGGGATGGGTGTGGGCTCAGGGGGCAAGAAATGCCTTTAAAAAAGATGCTGCAGTAGCCTATTCCAAGATGACAGAGGAAGCCAATTTTTGGCCACTTGTGCAACATTTGTTAAAACGTCACCTAGATTGTCAAATAAATCTGAATTCTCGCATTTGGCCACgcaaaaataacaatttaagttttgcttttatttacctcaatgatgttgttttgtgtgtgtcatcatTTGCTTGAGAAGGTTTCTTAAAGTAAATTTTGTCTCAACAGTAGATCAATCGGGGTAACCAGCTGAGCTTTGTTATGAAACTCTAAGCTTACAGATCATACAACCAAGTGGAAGCAGGTGGAGAGACAACAGTGGGGGCCAAGCATTGAACCTTTGGATAACCTGCGAGTGATCTCTGCTATTCAGAGTGATGGTTTGAGTGTATTGATTGAAAGAGTCATTTTAGATAAATAAGACTTAATCAGCTCAGTGCTGTGCCAGAGATACCTACCCTCTTTCAGTGCgatttattaaaaatataattatcTACCGTATCAAAGCCAGAATTAAGATCTGATGGGATTCAAACCTAGCATTATCCTCCATCTGCTGTGAGATTCACAACAAATCACTCTTGCAAGACAGAGGGGAAAGCTGCCAGGAATGTAAATATCAGAGGAGAAGATCAGTAAGATCAAGCATATACTAGATCATAGATCACTATGACCAAAACCCTGGTCCACCTAGAAATACACTTGCAGTTTTTCTCTGAGTGAATCATCAGGGGTACCAAAAGGGTTTATTGGACATTTTAATGGGGAAGTGAttcatattatacatttttttcaaagattttttGAGGCTTTGTacgcctttattgtagagataggacagtggatagggtcgGAAATAagggatagagagagggggggggatgacatgcagaaaaggaggtTGAACCTGtttcaaggactacagcctctgtacatgggacgtgcACCCTAACCACTTGGCCACTAGCGCCCCATATTATACATATAAGTCCAAGGCAAACCATATTTAAAtcagttaaaataaatacacacacacacacacacacacacacacacacacacacacacacacacacacacacaaaaagtggATTTGAAGCTGCACATTCATATGTCACCTGATACGTTGCTGCGTCCAGGTTGGATAAGGCAACATAGAGCAGATTGTTCTGCAGCGTGTAGATCCCTGCAGGAATGGCCAGCTTCAGGGTCTGTGACCGCTTGTACACAATCTCCTCCTTCAGCAGTTGGTTCATTGCCCGGCAACTGAAATCTATCAGAGACAAGGGGTCTGCTTTCAGGAATTTAGCCTATAGGGCCCACCCATGGCGTGAAGAGATATATGATCTACCAATTAAGTGAGAGCTTGTTCTAAGTCTACACAGTGTCTAACTCCAAATACCCAATCTTCCTCCTCACCTAATTTTTAAGTTTGTACTCACTGTTCTCCATGAAGACAAGGAGGGTGCAGGTGAAGATCTTGAGCACCTCGGCCGACACCACAGCAGATGAGGCCAGGTAGCGGGGGCCGTCTTCGTTCAGGGTGCGGGAGTAGCGCATTGTGAGCACCAGCGAGGTGGTCTGCAACACCAGCACCCCCAGAGACACATACTTGAGCCTCGAGGAGTGTGACGAGGGCAAGACCATCTTGGAGACCTCTGAGTCAGAAGAGGGTGAAGGAGTCTTCAGAGTGGACGAAGTGGATGAAGAGAGATAAGACACAAAGCTGGTGTGAATTTTAGGGATTTCTTAATCAAattaatacaacaacaaaaaaaacaggcaaagtGAACAAAATAATACTGAAATAAGTGGAGGGTAAATTTCAAGGACAGTTTGGAGAAGATGAATGCTGGTTAGTCATTAAAGGGTAATCAAAGAGAAAACTGCAGCCTGAGGCAGTGTACTGAGGGAAGAGCATTCCTGCAGCACATAGAACAATTTGACAAGCTATAAGAGTAATGGGGACGCACTCCTGAAAACAGATGTCACCATTTTCTGTAGTTGGTTTATTATCCACCCTCCACCAACATGCATCTGCTGCTGATTCAGGCAGAAGGTGTTTGGTGAATCACTGGTAAATCTGAGGCTGCATATAACCAGAAGTTTGTCAGAAAAACCCCAGCCTTGATTTTCTCTTCATACTTTCTTCAAATCACCGATAAGCAAAACCCCTGTCATCttgttctgattctgatattgtTCTTCTCCTGTGAGGAGTATTTCAAGCTGTTTAAGAAACAGACTTAAATTCATGCTGATGCAcctttatgagctacaaaagtaaAACACAGACCATCAGCTAGAAGATAAACTATTGCGttataatcattttaaaagcatGTAACTGCTGCAACATGGTAGGTTTCAGACAAGGTGAATaacaaacagccttttttaaaacattttctactCGGGCAATTTACAATTTGAGTGTTACGGACGGTTGGAAAACAAggagaggtggacccaagtgcagaataaactcAAAGTATTTAATAATCAAATAGGCCataggcaaacaaaaacttacttccaaaagttcaacaaaaaaaaaacacagatataaaaaacagagagccaCACAGGGGCACAAGCACAAACTGACATATACCGACTAACGACATACCACAATCAACACTGGCTACTTAAACATACACTGAACTGACCACACGAGGGCAGGAAACACAAACTAAATAGACAtagggtaatcaaacacaggtgagactaacaagacacaggtgagaacaATAAGGGTAATCAaggcagggagaaacacaagaccagaaacactgaggacaatacaaaataaacacatgaaacactaaagacacacagagctcaagattctaacaaaacacactagaacacagagatacacgaggataataaatgacaaaataaaacactgaagacaaaagtaggaaaccatcaacactaggaaacattaacacacaagggaaataAGCAATACTGGGATAAAATgagaatacaaaaaacaaaaccaaaacatgacAATTCTGAGTTCCCTcaaatgtctgagctcctcaccaTATCTCTAATGCTGAGCCCAGCGACCCTCCAGAGGAAACGACCACTTGTGTCTGCAATCTCATTCTTTCAGTCACTACCCATAACGTgtgaccataggtgagggtttggtgtcgaacacacacacacacacacacacacacacacacacacacacacacacacacacacacacacacacacacacaaccatagTTTTTAACCTGAGGCAAGTCAGTGTTATCTGATGCTACATCTGCTTAGAGGTTTTTGTCACAAACTGGAGAGACTGCAtggtctaaaaaaaaacctgtttttcttGCAAAGATGTTGCCATAAAAAGAAACTAGTTTTTCTAAGTCAGTGCTCATCCAAACTCATGTATCAGAAACTGTTGTTTAGGCATATTTACTTGAAGAGCTGCTGGAGTTGCAGAGAATAAAGAGAAATTCAGCTGTGTGTTACACATCTGGAGGAAAGCGCTGTATAACATCTGTGTTCAAGTGGCACACTCTTCTAGTGTAGCAGGTTTAAAGGTGTTGAGCTGGACTGCATGGTTTCAGTTCTTTCATTGAATGATTGCTTCAGGCTTTTTGTGTGTGGAGTTACAGCTACAAGTGTCTGGCACAGATCTTTAACATCACTGTTGAACACAATGACAGAtcgtttttcatgtttttgtacatGCTGCATCCATTTGCTCCCCAGatggtcaagttttttttatagtcaTGAAGTTTAAAGCTCTGTGAAGAGTTTTTAACTGGCTGTATAATAGTCTGATAATATTATTAATGGCTTTTATTTGAACTTCATAAGCAAAGGAGACTATAAGCAACAACTGTAATTATTCCTATATTTGTCTTTCAAGCCTCTGCCAAAGGTTAGGTGTCAGAAGAGAAGATTAACAGCAAGCTACAGACCTGACATTTAACCAAAAAAGTGAATGAACATAGCAGAGAACAATACAAGTTACGGTTAGATACTGTAACAAACGTTTCTAACAGCAGCTATactcgtttttcttttttaatgca from the Labrus bergylta chromosome 4, fLabBer1.1, whole genome shotgun sequence genome contains:
- the slc35a3b gene encoding solute carrier family 35 member A3b isoform X2, which gives rise to MVLPSSHSSRLKYVSLGVLVLQTTSLVLTMRYSRTLNEDGPRYLASSAVVSAEVLKIFTCTLLVFMENNFSCRAMNQLLKEEIVYKRSQTLKLAIPAGIYTLQNNLLYVALSNLDAATYQVTYQLKILTTALFSVSMLGKKMGLYQWLSLLFLMAGVTLVQWPADSEGDSEGDSEGDTEQKILCAGSQFVGLIAVLMACVSSGFAGVYFEKILKETEQSVWVRNIQLSFFGLIFGIGGMIVYDGQRVKQWGMFQGYSVITGTVVVLQAVGGLVVAVVIKYADNILKGFATSLSIIVSAVISYFMLEDFNPTRVFFAGAVLVIAATFLYGYEHKPASSTTIKV
- the slc35a3b gene encoding solute carrier family 35 member A3b isoform X1, with protein sequence MTPSPSSDSEVSKMVLPSSHSSRLKYVSLGVLVLQTTSLVLTMRYSRTLNEDGPRYLASSAVVSAEVLKIFTCTLLVFMENNFSCRAMNQLLKEEIVYKRSQTLKLAIPAGIYTLQNNLLYVALSNLDAATYQVTYQLKILTTALFSVSMLGKKMGLYQWLSLLFLMAGVTLVQWPADSEGDSEGDSEGDTEQKILCAGSQFVGLIAVLMACVSSGFAGVYFEKILKETEQSVWVRNIQLSFFGLIFGIGGMIVYDGQRVKQWGMFQGYSVITGTVVVLQAVGGLVVAVVIKYADNILKGFATSLSIIVSAVISYFMLEDFNPTRVFFAGAVLVIAATFLYGYEHKPASSTTIKV